In Pyxidicoccus xibeiensis, the genomic stretch GGACGGGCGCTACGCGCTCTCCGCCGCCCAGGTGCGGGCCCAGCGGCTGACGGGCGCGCCGCTGGTGCTGCTGGCCGCGTGCGGCGCGGCGCGGGCCACGCCCTTCCTGCACGAGTCCTTCAGCCTGCCGGTGGCCTTCATCGAGGCGGGGGCCAGCACCGTGCTGGCCTCCACGGTGGACATCCCCGACTCGGCCGGGCGCTTCTTCGAGCAGGTGCGGGAGCGCATCCGCGCGGGCGCGCCGCCGGCCATCGCCCTGCGCGACGAGCGCCAGCGGTGGCTCGCGGCCGACGCCTCCGCGACCTGGGTCCTCGGCGTGCTGCTGTTCGAGTGACAAGAAAACCGACCCTGCACGTTCTATCCGCGCGGTCGCGCGGTGACGGCATGGCGCCGGACCCTTCCAGGCGACCCGACATGAGGGGGATGCCGTGGTGAACCAGGACCCGAGGGCAGTGGGCGCGGACGCGCCGGTGGAGAACATCAACCCCAAGGACCCGCCGCCGGAAATCACGAAGGGGCTCGTCGCCCAGCCCTACTCCGCGAAGCTGTCCGTTCCGACCTCCGCCGTGGAGAGCCCTTCGGACGAGGACGGCGGGGCGCCCCGGGCGTAGTCCGCCGTCCCATGTGTCACATGTAACAAATACAGGTTTCGTGTTTTGCGGGGCCTTTCCCACCCAGGGGAGGGCCCCGAAATTATTTTGAACAAGACGCACAAGAAAAAGGGTGGGTTGCGTCTTTGAGGAGGAAGGGCGGCGGTGGTGGTCACGCCGAGGCGCCCGACGCTGAAGGGGGGAGAGATGTTCCGCTGTGACGCACGTGGCCATGGGGAGGCCGCAGGGCTGTGGGCGCCGGAAGAGGGCCGGGGGGCCCTGAGCGGCGCCTGGGGGGCCCAGCCGGAAGTCAGCGAGGTGCAGGAGGGGGCGGTGGTGGTGAAGGGGGAGACGGCAGGTCGCGGTGAGGACCAGGGGGGGCTGGAAGTCGAGCAGTTCTACGAAGACGACCTGGAATTCCAGATCGCCAGCTTCTGAGGTTTGGCGCGAGGGGTCCGGGCGCTCCGCTCTGGCAGACGGCGTCGGGGGACGGCCGTCATCTTTGGGGTGGGCTCGTCGAGGCCTGGGGGGAACGAGCAACAGCGACTCGGTTGGAGGGGAACGAGTCCACCGGAGGGCCAGGGTGCGGCGTCCAAGGCATGAGGGAGGAACGCGCCCCAGGTCCTCCGTCTCCGGAGTGTCCAAGCACTCCGGAGGCGGGGGACTCCTGGTGTCCTGAGATAGGGTGCGGGCTCTTCGCGAGAGGAGTCCTCGAATGCGGTGTGTGAAGTGGGCGGTTCTCGGGTGCGTGCTGCTGGCCGGGTGTGCCACGCCTGCCCGCCGGGGACCGGAGGCCGAGGCGCCGCGGCTGCTGTCCTGGTCCGGGCAGCTGGCCGTGCGTGAGGCCTGGCTGGAGAAGCGCCACGGGCTGCTGCTGGAGCTGATGCGGCGGCACGGCGTGGGCATGTGGATCATCGTCAACGAGGAGTTCCACGATGATCCGCTCACGCAGTTCGTGGCGCCGCCCCGGCCGTACGCGGGCAACCGGGACGTCTTCCTCTTCGTGGACGCGGGGGCGGAGGGCCTGAAGCGGGTGGCGCTGACGGGCTACTCGGACCCCGGGCTCACGCGCTTCTTCGAGGTGTCCACCGAGGGGCGCACCGCGAAGCAGGTGCTGTCGGAGCTGGACGCGCGCTACCAGCCCCGGGCGATTGCGCTGGGCATCGGCGGCAAGCGCGGCGTGACGCGCAGCCTCACGCGCGACGGCTACGCCTTCCTGCTGGACAGCCTGGGGCCGGAGGCGGAAGCACGCTTCGTCAGCGCGGCGCCGCTCATCGAGGAGTACCTGGACACGCGGCTGCCGGAGGAGTGGGAGTACTACCGGACGCTGGTGGCGCTGACGGAGTCGGTGGTGCGGGAGGCCCTGTCGTCCGCGGTGGTGGTGCCGGGGAAGACGACGGTGGGCGACGTGCGCCGCTGGCTCTACGACAGGCTGTGGGCGCTGGGCGTGGACACCTGGTTCCAGCCGGACCTGCGCGTGCAGCGCAAGGGGCTGGCGAACAAGACCTCCCGGGGCTTCCTCGCGACGGCGACGGAGGACGTGGTCATCCAGCGTGGAGATTTGGTGCACGTGGACTTCGGCATCACCTACATGGGGCTGAGCTCGGACTGGCAGAAGATGGCGTACGTGCTGCGCGAGGGGGAGACGGACGCGCCCGAGGGGCTGAAGCGGGCGCTGGACAACACCCGGGCGCTGCAGGACGTGCTGATGCTGCGGGCCTCGCGGCCGGGCCGCTCCTCGGCGGAGGTGTACGACGAGACGATGGCGGAGATGAAGACGCGCGGCATCGAGGCGATGGTCTACAGCCACCCGCTGGGCAACCAGGGCCACGCGCTGGGGGCGCACATCGACTTCCGCTCGGCGAGCCGGAAGGAGGAGCCCAGGCTGCTGCGCAACGGCTCGTACATCGCCATCGAGCTGAACACCGCCACCGCCGTGCCCGAGTGGGACGGGCAGAAGGTGTTCGTGATGCAGGAGGACCCGGCGTACCTCACCGACGAGGGCTGGAAGTTCTTCGTGCCGCGGCAGGACGCGTACTACCTCATCCGGTAGCGCGCCTCGGAGGCCCAGGCCGATACCCGCTCCTCCTGAAACACCGACGAGGGGAGAGCCGGTCACCCGCCCGGTTCCTGGACTGCGCTTTTCCGGAGGGCTGCCTTCTTCCGGACGGCACACCGGGTGGCGGATGGTCAGCTTTCCGTCGAGGAGAGGACGATGCGTGCCGCCTCG encodes the following:
- a CDS encoding M24 family metallopeptidase, whose protein sequence is MRCVKWAVLGCVLLAGCATPARRGPEAEAPRLLSWSGQLAVREAWLEKRHGLLLELMRRHGVGMWIIVNEEFHDDPLTQFVAPPRPYAGNRDVFLFVDAGAEGLKRVALTGYSDPGLTRFFEVSTEGRTAKQVLSELDARYQPRAIALGIGGKRGVTRSLTRDGYAFLLDSLGPEAEARFVSAAPLIEEYLDTRLPEEWEYYRTLVALTESVVREALSSAVVVPGKTTVGDVRRWLYDRLWALGVDTWFQPDLRVQRKGLANKTSRGFLATATEDVVIQRGDLVHVDFGITYMGLSSDWQKMAYVLREGETDAPEGLKRALDNTRALQDVLMLRASRPGRSSAEVYDETMAEMKTRGIEAMVYSHPLGNQGHALGAHIDFRSASRKEEPRLLRNGSYIAIELNTATAVPEWDGQKVFVMQEDPAYLTDEGWKFFVPRQDAYYLIR